The window aaacaaatgtaaaaatgttttgggCCTTTTTTACAGGCTAAATTTGCATGCGCTGTTCCCTGgttgtgtcatttttaacatAAGCTTGTTCTGGAATTATTCTGTACCTGGAATACATCACACAATActtaaaacaatacaaaaatatacGTTGTCctagaaaatgaaattatgacGATGTCTAACTTCGGTGTCAATAACCTATAGTATATGCTCTAAATCAATATAAATTTGACACCTTTTGTTGTGCAAAATGTGGCTACCCAATTTGCTGATGTAAATGAAGATTTAGGGATACATGCATTTTAATTCAAGTATTTAATTCAAAGAATTGAATTCACTTCTTCATATGGTGAATATGAGTTCCATAATCACAACTCATAAGACAGTACTATAGATGCCCACAGTGCAGAAAAGTGTATAGCTGTGTGGATGCCgaacaacaaaaatatgaacCATGTCTTAGCATTTAATGCTCTCGTTACCCCGCATCATTTAGTGTTAAGAACATCATTTCCCACAAGCGCTTGGTAAAAGTCAGGTTGCTTTAGCTGCTGAACGGGCGCTGCAGCCCAATAATCAGTGAATCCTCCCCCATTTCAGCCAATGGAGACTCTGTTGCTATCACCACTTATATTTTTAGCATATTGCTCAGCACTGTACAGAACTACAAATGTCCCTCCGCCAATTAAACTAGAGCCCACCAGGCAAACCTGGATTTCACATAATTGGAAAAGTCATTTCCCCACTAATTTTTGTCGACGTCGCTACTTTTCGATGAAGATGATGTATCGACATCTTGTATAGAGCGTGAGGAGTGACATGTCTTTTTTGcttcttgtgtctgtgtcaaTATGTGGGTTGATATTGAAATTGATATTGTGTATGGAGGTGACATTAATTATTTGCTGACAGTAAAACTGATGCATAAAGATCATTATATGGAAAACACCATGGTAAATCAACAGCTTCTAAAAAGTAGTTCCTGTCGTCACGGGCGTGTGGGCGAGTCACACTGTATAAATACGCCGGGTTGTCAAACAGTAAAGTTTCCCTGGACCCTCAGTGCGAAGTGTCGGCTGAAGACAAACTGGGGAAGCGGTTGGTTGGTCGTTTTGAATTGGGGCAGCAGTTGATAAAACAGCTGTACTACGGTGAAAAATATTGGTCAACATCTGCACGAACGACTCGACAGTTCCGCCTTGAAATCCGAGATAATACAAGGGAATTAAAGCAGAAACGCCGGAGTATAAGTCAAGCTAGGGCATCAGTAACGGTAGGTGAGTAATTAAATGCCAGCCGGTGCATGAAATAGGCTAATTCGATTCATATATCATTATAGGCGTGTTCATTGACAACggcatgttgctgtgtgttggtgtttgtctTTCTAGAAGCTTTGTCCATCCACCAAAATGCGCTGACTACAATGAATGGCTGTACTGGTTCAGCCAATGAATAAAGACTCAGCGTTTGTTTTTGTCAAGGCACGGTATATGTTAGCTAAAGTGGCCTTCTTAGAGTCTGTACGGCTGTCacgtttattttctttttttttcttgtttgtttgtttgttttttgaagggGATGTTTGTGCAGCCGAGGCACTCTCGTTTTCACTGCTCAGTACACACACTCGGTCGATTTACAGCCTTAgttttataatttaattaacaGTGACAATTTGGCAAAGATGGATTCTTGACTTAACATGTCAGCTAAAACCGTGTCCTTTCTGCTCCAGTGCCTTTTGACTGACATATGGCCGTTATCTCCAGGTAGATGCTGCTCCCTTATTATCAGAGCTTGTCATCACACAGGCAAACCTACATGATATTTCTCCAGTCTCACGCAGTTCTTGCATATTTGCCTCCATTATTTGGTATCTTGTAGATGTGCAACGCATTCCCAATTCAAACATCGTCTGCAGATGTAAATCTGTTCAAAGTCCGGTTTCAAGAAAACTGAATTCAACAAGACAAAAGGGAGAAATCATAATAATCTTCATTTCCTATTGAGGTTTTATGTGTGGTGACCACTTCAGTTCAGGCAGACCTCTATATATGTTGCTCTTAACTCTCAAGTATATTATTTATAAGGGGTTTTTGCTTTcatctgttgtatttttttgtaagATCACTGTAGATCATTAATAGATGAAAGCTGACATGGAGAGGATGCTTCGAAGTGCTCAGTGTCACACATTAGCACAACTGATAATGAATCCttgtaaacaaaaataacactaGAGATTCTGCTATTGATCTGACTTGCAACAACAGGCCTGGAAAAATGAATCCAGCTCTTTAAAGATGATTAATAAATCTGCAGATTAAGGATGCTAGTTTATAATTTAGACTACGCATAGCTCTCATAAAAGAACAAATCTGAATATGTTAAGTGAACTATTCCTCTAATGTAATTGTGTGTCATTGAATCTTGCATCTTACTGTTGTCTTTTCATAAGGAGAGCTACAAAGATGCTATAGGTAACTGTGTGCACTAAAGGTTTTTAGTTGTGATGGCTGTTGCAGCTGATGGCTTGGTGGACTCTCCTGCGCTCAGAGATCCTTTTCTACAGTCACTTTAAATTGTTTTCCACTCAGGTTGGAGAGAAATTTGCACCATAGATAATGCAGAATGAGGCCTTATTTATAGCCCATTCAAACCGACCCCCATCTTATCCTTCAATGTCACCTTTTCCATGCAATAGGGGAAATGCAAATCTCGTCTTGAACTGTCACTCCGGCAGCCCTTCATCCAGCCTGTGCAGCTTTATCTGTAATAACATTAGAATTGTCTTTAATCGTAGGCGTCTTTCTAATCTTAGCTGCCGAATCCCCATCTGGCAGGGAAGTGAATGTGAgtgaattgtttttgtgtgtgctgggagagaggaggagtgggggTGATCACACGCATTGCATGGTGGGAAATGGTGTTCTGTGAAGTGGACTAGCTGTCCTGCCattttgctcttctttctttgtgattcttttggtgttttgttttgtttttttttatctttttgcatGTCTTTATCTTTTGACTCTGCCTGGTGATGAATGGACTGTGTAAAAGCATTAAGCAGGAGGCACTCCATGGAATCAGATTCAGATTATAAAGGATTTGTGCAGCCCACAGTACAGCATCTGCCACATCTATCACTACATCATGCAGTTGATGAAAACCAAAGTATCACACACATAATTGCTGTGTGTTACTTAATATGAATAGAGGTTGTGGTATTAAGTTGTTCACCTCTTacatatatgtttatatatttagcatctttatatatatacgtgtgtgaaatgacaataaagctccttgaatccttgaatacaGTACATAAATTCAGTTAAACTGCGATATGTTCCCTTCACCTCTCCGAGGTTTTCTTCATCCAGCTAAcaattatactgtatatttgctgttgctgtaTTAATTAAAACTATGTCTTGTGGTTTTATGGTATTTTAATGGCTCACAACAAATTGGACAAGTGTCAAGTTTCTTATTTGAATCATTGTGTCCCCTCACGGGTCAGAAAATAATTGTCTCAATTTATATCGCATTAAGCAGCAACACGTCCACTGGCTTTCagatgtgttgatttttttttttcttttttcataaaGCCCCAGTCTATGCCGAGGCCAAATTGTACCTCTCAAATATTATATAAATCAGTTAAGTGTTCACTTCAGTGCTGCGTTTACTAAACCTTTGCACTGGGATCTTGCATAATTTTTTGAGTTTATTATGACCAAAAGTGCctcaatttgtgtgtgtgtgtgtgtgtgtgtgtgtgtgaaagagagagagagagagagagtatgtatGAGTGAGTTTTAAAATTTTCTCAAATCCTCCTCTGGTTCTTGCTAAGTAAAATGACAATTTTGTTCTGCTTTCTACTTCGCAGTTGGGACCTGAAATCATTGTTACATATTTGTGACAACAAAAACCAGTCTGCAACCTGCTGCCCCTGCCTTCAAGGTGCCTTTACCATGGTGACACTAAAAGAATCATACACTTTACAATAAGCCAGAGGAAGAGCTTTTTGTTACAGTTGCATTGCCTCACTTTCAGCATCATCTTGATCACTTCACTTCCACGACGGCGGTAATCTGGTCCAGCCATGCATCTAGAAGTAAAGGTCGCCCTCAACTTCATCATGTCCTACCTGTACAACAAGCTGCCTCGGCGTCGAGCTGACCTGTTTGgtgaggagctggagaggataCTGGTGTCTCGTTTTGAGGGTCACTGGTACCCTGAAGCCCCTCTCAGGGGTTCTGCGTTTCGCTGTATTCATCTGGGAGCACCGAGAGACCCCGTAGTGGAGTTGGCCGCCAAGAGAAGCGGACTGGACACAGAGGAAGTGCGTGCAAATGTTCCTGCCGAACTCAGTGTATGGATTGACCCTTACGAGGTGTCCTACCAGATTGGAGAGAAGGGGGCTGTGAAGGTTCTCTACCTGGAGGACCCTCCAGGCCTTGGTTCTGAGAGCGACAGGCCAGAGGGGGTGATCAGAGAGGGTAAAGGAGATCCAGAAGCAGAGGAGGCCAAGAGTGTGGGATTCAACCCAGATGCTCAGGTGTTCGTGCCCATTGGAAGCCAGGCTTCTCCTGCCCTCATGCCATCACTCTCTAGCTCTCCCACGCCTCTGTCTGCCCAGCCCTGCCCTGGGCTCTTCAGTTACCCCAGCTCCAGTACACCTACCGACCCTGCTGCCCATTCCTCCAACACCTCTACTCCTTCTCCTCCCAGCGGTGGGTTGCCCTACCTCTCCACTCAGCAGCCACCCTCCACTCTTCCCACTGCCCGCCCTCAGCCCATCACTTTCACCACCGCTAGCTTCGCCGCCACCAAATTTGGCTCGACCAAGATGAAGAAGTGCAGTGGATCTGGGTCGGCAGCTAGCTCTGCAGTCGTCATACCGCCTGTCCAGAGGATGCTCTCCCGCTCTCCGACCACCATCTCGGGGCCAGAGCTACTCAAGCACAAGCCCCTGTCCCTCTCCTTGCACTCCCTCGGAGGTCCCATCGCCAGCCAGCTCTCGCCCAACGCCAAAGAGTTTGTCTACCCAGGATCCCCAGGTCCTCTTTACTTCGATGCTGACACCCAGCCGATGCAGCCTCATGCCAGCCCATTCCAACCATCCCACACCGTTAACACCCATCCATCCTTTGACCCCTTCTCCAGCCCTCCTCCTACTCAGAGTGTGGGCATCATTGGCAGCAGTGGAGGAATCCCCTACATGGAGAAGCCGCCGTTTGTCGAGGGTTTAGGAAGTTACAACCTGCAATATCCTAGCCAGTCCTTCCAGCCTGTTGTGCTGGCCAACTAAGCCTTCATTTGTACCGTTAAGAATTGTTGTAGGAGAAGGTGGGTGTGGAACAatgatattttcagtttttgtaacaaataaaaactaatcCAAGCTAAGAATTTGCTTCACTACAACGATTTAAAATACTACATTCACTGAATAgtttgagtgttttgttttgttcttccaTAACCCCCAATCCCACCCTGCCCTTTTGCCTTTTGGTGTTACTcctcatgttttgtgtgttggctTTGATGACAGGAGTGGATCCTCTTTACCTTGAGTCGTTGCCAAtctgcatttattattttgcattgAATGTTAAtgggccttttttttcttgacttctTGTAGTTTAATGGACCCGGCTCTAGTATAGCTCCATTTTGCACTGCGCTGTCATGCTGTGAAAAGGGACGTTGCCAAGTCCTGCAGAGAATGATGGCTGTGGAAAGCTCAGCACTTTGCTCTGCAATCTGCTCTGCCCTACTTGCcacaaatacagagagaggggctctgctgtgtgtgtgtgtgtgtgtgtgtgtgtagtcatgttttgttttgttgtggcaCAGCGTGATCAAGAGATTCGATGTTTGTGCGGCGGGCCTGTTACCTTTGAAACGCACTCGTGCACAGGCACAATTTAACTCTGTTGTTGTCACCAGGTGTATACTGGAAGCAGTTTATCGTCAGCAGGAATGTACATGACATGgctttaaatgaaatgagagcAGTGGAGGGAGCAGAAAGGGATCATTGGGGTGTTAAGGCAGCGATGTAGTAGAATGTATTGTGCCTGTCAGGGGAAACTACAGTTGGAAGGTCAGGAAAACCTTGGCAAATGTGAAAAgcaagtacttttttttttttttttctttttttttttaaggactATAACCCTGTGCTGATTCCCACAAGGATATAAGCTGATGGTTTCATACATATGTATGCAGAaatatgtgcacatgcacacgaTTCCTTTCAGCAGCTTGTGTGAAGGTGAACAGGCGGATatggaggtggggggaggggatGCTGCAGTTAAGCAGTAGGGATTGTGATAAATGGCTTAGCATGACTTTGACTATGAAGGAGAGGTTTTCCGTCTgcctggagaggagagaaggcaatgggagagatgagaagacagaagaagcGGAGAGGGGAAAGTGAGAGAACAAATCGGAGGGTTCTGTTTCCTCGGTGGCGTGCAGGCTGTATGGGCTTAGAGGGTGACACTTGAAAACCAGAGCACGTTTCTGGTGAGCTTAAATGGACCTGAAGCCAAACGCTTACACcattctctccctcctcttgaAATTCTTCCGTGATCTTTTCCTCTGGCTATTGATCTAAAAACCAGAATATACACCCAGCTCAGgttgctctgtctcttttcccaGTTGCCGCTGTGTGGATAAAGATACGATGATGAATGTTCTTTATTGGTGTTTggcttttgtttctttatttgatGGCCTGTCAGATCTCTGGAAGTCTGCCGCTTATAACTTGTTTACCAGCCGGGTCCATGTGATTGTTGGTTAGTCACTGCAGGGAAGGGTAACCCCCAGATGTCCATTTGAGCTGTCCAGCACTTTATTACTGGGCTCCTGATGCCGTGTGTCGCCCACAGACGTGAGCGCTAAACCATTCCTTTGCCCTCTGTTTGGTAATGGCACATTTTATTCAGCTGTCATGAAATGCTTTAGAGATTCAAGCAGGAGCTTCATTTGTATTCAGACACATTAAACTGGTGAGGAGAcgatgtctgtctgtctgtcttgtccatttatttgaatgttttctaAACTTGTACccttaaatgtttttgtataaGCAGAAACAAGGACCCTTGACTTGTGCTCACGCTGGTTTTGCAATGTGACAGCTTGTCATATGCATGCAggttttctgtcctttatttgttttcttttcatgggaACGGGTGGGGAGGTACACATCTCTGAAAATGTTCTAATCGTGAGGGAAAAGATGCATTTATAGTTCttgttttctaatttatttccaatatttctatatttttgtttttgcaaatgatCACTTACATTTGTATGAGTAAGACATGACAAGTCCAGgaatatgtatataaaaagtTCTTATGTTTAGATTCTTTGTTTAGTTTCTTACATGCTGAGGttattttttcagaaaataacGTGAATATATGCaaactgagacaaaaataaagatgtaCAGAATAAAGTATTGAATGTGTATTGTACCTTGTACAGCATTTGTCTAATAAGACGGGTAAATGTATTCATTCTTCAAGTTGGATTTGGAGTTTAAGATGTGAATGTTTACAGTGGGTTTGTGTAAAGAAAAGATGGCTGATGACTTTCTCTGTGCTCCCAGGGCAGTCTGACAACTACTCCCATAGGCAGTGCATTTAAACCAAAAATCTCCACATTTCAGATTAATTTTTGAGTGCAATGaccattttctctcttcatgtGAAGTCACTTAATGTTGTGTGGTCGCCAAGCTTAATTTTTTCCTGACAAAATGTCTGTCAttgcttttcctcctctttttctacGGAAGATGAATTCAGATTTCTATTAACAAAATATCTTTTAACCTTCCTCCCATCAGATTTAACTTTTTCTCAACTAATTTTTTTCCAGTGGGTTATCATCCCTCCATCAGCCTGACCCTTTGGTCCTTTGGTCCTGATAAATATAGCCATATGTCCCAGACTGTCTTTGCTTACACAGATGCTCACCCTTCTTCAGTGCAATGTAATGCCATAATTTAAATTACCCTGAAAGATTAAAGGGGTTACTACCTCTCTGCACCCtggataaacaaacagacaaacaaaaaaaacaatatatctCCTTGATAGGAAGACGGTGTTACGGCAGGTTTGGAATGATGAAGGAAATGAATGTGCTGTGAATGTTATTGATCTGTTGATAGTCAGCCCTGTTTGAGATGgcctgcagaaaataaattggGGAAACTGCTCATTTTATTTAGTGGATCTTTGCTCACTTGCACGTTCAAAAGGTCCAAGtgacaccccccaccaccacacacattTGTCATATTATTAAGCATTAGCGAGGTGTGTTGTTCCTCTGCATACAAATTGGACGGAGAGATCGGAGGGTGTGATCGATTGTCGTAAAGCTGGTTTCCCCCTCACATCTTTAAGAATGAACGCTGATTTGTGTTCACTTAAAGAACAGATTAGACGGTGTTTTAAACACGCCACACATCAGCTGTACACGCAGGCTATTCTGCAGTCAGGGCTGAGCAttaatgaagaggaaaaacaagaattttGTATTCTAATGTCCTTTGCTTATATCAATGTGTGCgttttattttgcactttgGAATATTTCATTGTCATAAAAGAAGTTTATTTTCTATgtaaaatttaacatttaagaGTAAAATAGATATAATTAAAAGTTCAGATGATGTATAAATATAGTGCTTTCTTTCCTgcctgtattttattatttttcctattttgtATCTGATCTGTACACCCTGTAGATGTGTAATGAATCTTTCACTACTGAAATGCAATGACCTGTTTTCTGTGCTGCCCCTCAGGAATGGGGAGTTACTACTGCAGTTTCTTATTGTATCAGATTCTTTTTTAAGTTTGTAATAAAAGAGAACAGACTGGCAAAAATAAGCATGGAAAATAAGCTAATTGTGTCGTCCTCATTGTTTACGTGCATGGAGAGCCATGAAACATCCTACAAAAATTAATCAGACGTGTAGATAAATCCACTTTTCTCGCGCCGCTTGGTGTGTACGTGTCATATACGGTAAGTGCTGAACATACTGCAGATCAGAGATTAGAAAAATGAGATCCCCGAGTCCCTGTGAAAAGCCTCAGATTGAAATGGTGGGGCAATGTGTCCTCTTATTGCAGTAAACAAACTCAAGTGATGTTTGATCAATAATTCAAAGCATGGATGAAAACGGTGAAAAGACAGATTGTTCACCACCCACCTCAGCTGGAGCCACCCCAGCAGATATTACTTTGTGTTTCATCATCCaccattctgtctgtctgtcctgtgcTCGATTGCAGCCAGCTGTAAGGCTGTCTCGCCCATGTGAACACGCTGGGCTGTGCTTTCCATAGTAACGTGTAGTGGTGTGATATTAACATGCATGGCTGGGCTTCTCCTTGGCTCTCCTCTACACTCTTCCACATCTCCATCGCCCACTCGCTGCATCctatctccctccctccctccctcggcTCACGTCTTTAACTGCATCCCtgttctccatctttctccatCCATCCCCTTGCCATCTTGTTTGCCCTGTCTCCACCCTCACTCCTCTGTTCTCATATTCtccttcacccccccccccgctctaccctccttctccctcttcagcacccctctctcctccatctttcctACCACCtgactcccccccccccccccgattCCCAGAGCCCCTCCCTTGCATCCTCGCTTTCCTTTCtcccacatacacactcatcCCGCTGgtttctgaggctgctgctgctgttacgCAACACTGCTCCCCAGTGTGTCGATGTGATCATTACGCAACATCTCCTACTCCTCTGGAATACTGATGAGCGGTAGGAAGGAGGCAACAAAGGGACAGTGAATAACAACAAGATGTCTGCACTCGTGTGTGCTCATGGGCATCAAGGATGAGATCAAGGATGAGGAAGACGCTTATATTTGTCCACCAAACTGTGCTTCTTGTGTTatctatttcttttctttgtctgttagCACCAGTGTActcccccgcccccccccccctccatcagtgctgctgcagctggttgATGACTCAGGCAAGGTCAAACCACAGGCTGACATATGATTAAATCCCAATTTATTTCATATGCATGATACAAGATACAGTTAGGACAGGATACTGCAGTTGCATGTATCGTATACATGATTAGGACAatacaaaaacaccaaacatacgtttatataaaaagagaaaataaagcaaaacaccacaaaaaacaacaaaactttaaaaatattttaagtatttttccAGGAGTATTACAGCTACTATGGATAGTAAACAAGGACATAGTGTCATTGATGCAAAGCACCCAAAGCAAGTGACAACTGTTTCTAACAGCAGTGTAGGCCTCCAGATGTAGATGCTAATTTGCACCATCtacagataaagaaaacaatagcATGTTCACCTGTGTGCCACCTGCATGCAATGTTGAcactgcaggatttttttttttttttaaatacgtTTCATTTACGaaatacattattttacattttgaacttAAATCCTTAAACCTTAAAACTGTAAACCTGCATCAGATTTTAtgaacatttctgttgtttaaatGAATCATTCTGGATTAGTCAGTTAATGCCTCCATGATCAATTTTCTGATAATTGTCTAAGATGTCTGAAAATGCTCCATTTTAAGCTCAAGTGAACCACGGAGGCCGTGGTTACTGACGGCCACTGTGAAGCAATCATGTtgaatttttgttatttttttaagcaaacagGAGAAATCAgtagaacaacaaaaaaaacaacagtttttttgtatctttttaaaTTGCAGCAGCTATATTTATCTTTGTCCGTATGTGGCAACAGATGCGTCTACATCTGCAGATCTAAATCACAGCCaatattattttcctttccAAAAATGAGCTAGAGAGAGTAATTGCTACATACTGTATGCAGTACTAAAAACAATACTGATTCGTTGTCTTCTAAAAGGCTCTCTTGGCAAGTAGCCTACCTTTAGTCAAGTTTTAATTTAGTTACAAAATAACCAGAAATTTGCATTCATCAACTACATATATGTACAAACGGCATAATGCAGTCAATCTCAAGTTTGAATGtcaatgcaaaataaaacacactgctaagAAATGTGTGTTATACTATACTATCAGGAAATTTAAACACAGAGTCAatcaagaaaacacaaaatcactaACTGATCCAGTGTATCTAGATATAGATCAATCTTTAGTAAATAGAAAACAATCCACACAGTGATCAAAAGatgctgttttcagctgatgttCGCCTCAAGGTCAAGCACTGGCTGCACATGGATAGGTGGCGCTGTTAAGCAAATCATGAATACGACAAAGATGTTCTGCGTTTTCTCTTGACAGAACTGCACAATACACCATCAACCTACCCATCCAAAAACATATCTAGTTTTCAGTGATGGTTTACAGACATAAGTACACTTGGtgtgaaatatgaaagaaaaaaagacaagtttaCTGGGTTTCATGCATTAGGATCCTCGACTACAGAGGATCTAAACTGGAAGCACAAATGACTTTGGGGCATTTAGTACATCATAGCATTTTTACATACAACATCATTACTGAAATCAAACAAGCATTACACATTATAGTGTTATTgccacatttcttttcttcccaaGATTACGGCGATAATGAGCTCAAACCGACCAATCACAGAATCTGCATCAGCCAGAGACACTTGAGACATAGAGTCCAATAACAGTCTATAATGTATTTACTAATTTAGACACAGACTCAGCCACTTTGGCAAAAACAGCTCAATTTATCAACTCGGACTTAAGGTTTTGCCAAGTGGAGCCAAGCTGCTTTTTATGTGCTCTCTGTTTCAACCAACACCGTTTTGTAGCCCTGCTGAACTGTTACCCATTGAAAATAAGAAGTGCTGGATGAGGTAAATAAGAGTGTgtcctgtcctctgtgttcagacacatactgtatgtatatagagaaaaacaaaatcccatAAAACTATATAAATCTGTTTCTAAACAAAGCACAGTTTACCCATTGAATTCCCTGCACTGGTTTCATTAGAAGTATTGTTCCTCAAAGGAAATAGAATTATCTGACATGTTGTACATCACAATCAACAGATGCATTATTACCATCAGAATAAATACAGCACTCATTGACTATTTGGCAAATATAAGGAATAGTACTGGGTTAATAAAGACACAGTCAGATCCCTGTCTCAGGAAATACAGTCATTTATTTACAAGGTTTAGAAGCAGTCAACTGTGGCCCTGCCTAAAttctgaccaaaaaaaaaggcaatccAGCCCACACTACACAACGATCAGGCAGGCAGTGGCTGTAGCGCCCTCTACCTgcagtgtgcagtaaaataaacatcagcTCATCAGACAAATACCTTCAACAATAGCCTGcagaaaaaaactatttttctctctctctctccacatatAAAATCATCTTTTGTGGAAACCCAAAATCTGCTTTCTTTAACGAAATCTCATGTGGGCTCTGAGGTTAGTAGAAAAGGAAATTATGTAGCTTTAAAGTGTAGGCCatgcatgtttctttttcctAACAAGCTACAGTGTCTCCCACTGTGTTTAcctactgtgttttttttgcctttttttttttttttcagaaaaaagtgcaaaaatggATTACACACTATTACACGCACATATCTCTGGTGCAGGGAGACTATATATAAACAGTTTAAAGAGAGTTTAGGTGTGCAGAGGCGTGCATGTAGCTTACAAGAAGGAAGAACTGTGACTAAAACTGCACCTCTAACAGACTCTAATCCTCTTCTCCTCGGCCAACCTGAGGTCttcacttccttcctcctcagcctgGAAGAAACAACTATGAGCGTCTCCTGCTCCTTGCATCATCtgttcctctccttcctcatcaACACCCTTCTTCTGAGACTTAGCcagaatattttaaagaaagtacaaacacagcagacactAACATAAGTACAACACAAGGAAATGTGAGGGACGGCAAGTGTGTAccattctaaatacacaacTTCTTACTCCTGCTTTGGTCCACTAAGAAGAAGTGCTGTGCAGTGATAAAAACTGATTCTCATAGTATTTAAAAGCCGGTGATTCTTTTGTACCTGTCTGTTCTTTCCGTATTTCCTGACTTTGTTGAAACCAGACAGAACATattttccatgtgtgtttgACCATGGGAGTATCCACAACTGtccccttcctctctcagtGTAGGAGCCAGGCGCTCTCCACAGGCCTTCCTGTGACCACCGCTCCCATCATGCCTCACTGCCTGCCAGAGTGTATCCAAAACTCAAAGCTCGACACAGTAACTGGAGGTCAGTAAAGACAACAGTGCAAATTTAGATTCccttggtgtttgtgtttgtgttgaattCTGCGGGGAAGGGAGTTCTGCTTTTTGTCTCACTGATACTTTGTTGGTTTTATTCTGAGGTCTTTACAGCGGGCCGTACTTTGCCTCGTATCGGGCCAGAATGTTCTTGCAGCGACCGCAGTCCTTCCG of the Scatophagus argus isolate fScaArg1 chromosome 16, fScaArg1.pri, whole genome shotgun sequence genome contains:
- the LOC124073237 gene encoding protein Tob2 yields the protein MHLEVKVALNFIMSYLYNKLPRRRADLFGEELERILVSRFEGHWYPEAPLRGSAFRCIHLGAPRDPVVELAAKRSGLDTEEVRANVPAELSVWIDPYEVSYQIGEKGAVKVLYLEDPPGLGSESDRPEGVIREGKGDPEAEEAKSVGFNPDAQVFVPIGSQASPALMPSLSSSPTPLSAQPCPGLFSYPSSSTPTDPAAHSSNTSTPSPPSGGLPYLSTQQPPSTLPTARPQPITFTTASFAATKFGSTKMKKCSGSGSAASSAVVIPPVQRMLSRSPTTISGPELLKHKPLSLSLHSLGGPIASQLSPNAKEFVYPGSPGPLYFDADTQPMQPHASPFQPSHTVNTHPSFDPFSSPPPTQSVGIIGSSGGIPYMEKPPFVEGLGSYNLQYPSQSFQPVVLAN